The Biomphalaria glabrata chromosome 1, xgBioGlab47.1, whole genome shotgun sequence sequence tgcagatccgacagggatccgacttcgacgggggccgcctctgagtttgtgtaacacaaactctctttgtaatcttgttttaaacttaaaataacggaaataatgcttggatctGGGGCTTTGCCCCGGACCCCACagggggagcttacagcgctcccccagactccttAGCTGTCCCTTGTCGGTGTAtactgcctttcactaattataggaagagagtattctagggtagaaaaaacgtttgaaagaatgaaagataagaatgtaatgaagattaattacatacagacgcacactaatatatatatatatatatatatatatatatatatatatatatatatatatatatatatatatatatatatatataaattgcggagaggtttaaaatccccccccccacacacacaacgaaaaaatatgacatgacattagtgggccggtttatatggtaatgcccgggccgattttgatacccagtccgcccctgctctggactgtcgtctcgatggttcTGGGTTTGAACTCTGCCCGCCGCCATCTCCCGCCCTcgtgtgggaggtttggactagaatgtaataatcttcaattaaaAACTTGGGGAATTAGCGTTCTCAAAAATAGGGAAGaataggatttttaaaaaagccatagGAAGATATCATCAagcaatcttatcttatcttatataatacagacgttacttcaaaaaagaagatgattacgtcctacgcgtcatgcatttagtcatgcatattaaccaatgacttaaattctgccaagtcactggttttcctggctagctcaggcaacccattccatgctctaatagcacttagcactagggaagaaggagcacttgtacaaatttgtcctagcatatctttgtgtctttcagggtattttattaaattttgtgacTAATGACCACAGAAAGCATAAAATACTGGTCAACCAAACTTTAATCTTGAGATTAACCAACGAATTTAACTACCCTCCAACAGACaatgaaagggggggggggaggcaacaaacacattttttaaaaatcaattcctTCTTTATGAAGTTGATGATGGTCTCCAACTTCTCATTCTATATGTTTCTggttataagataagataagataagataatgtttatTGGTCCAaccaaatggaaattcagtttgactacaattgaccatctcagcgtaactactgtacaaaaccaatatagatgcaaaaacgaacaacattcacacacgaaacacaaacacactcacaaccaATAATCTTACACAAATgttttatgaaatgttttggatgttccttcagagtggaaAGTTATCTACTTCTAGTCCAGACCTTCCGCAGGACGGCGAGGAATGGCAGCAGGCATGGTATGAACGGGACCATCGCGAATGATAGTCCAGCGCACGtacagcacgaccaggcagcaaaTCACGTTGTAATACATTCAAGCTAATTTCTACTCGGTGCGCAAAATGTCCTATTTATATAACTCTCtactgcataaaaaaaaaaacaacatttaaatcgAATGCTAAAATACTCTTGAAAGCATGTTCAAAATAGCCTTGTATAATttaaagatgattatattttgaaaaattatagcgGAGTTTTGTATTGtatggccaattagctagtcattttttccaaaagataattaaaaactgtcaaatttctaggaaattcGAAATACCCGTCGTCTCAGGGTTCCAGTTTGCATGCTAATAAGAGGAATAGTAACAAGCAAAAGATAAGAAAtccttgaaaaaaacaaagcttatctaaagggaataATTTATGTAATGTAAATGTCGAAgttatctccttttttttttttgttatcaaacaaaataattagttgtaTAAttggttattgttttttaaatgattcatgttttgttaggactAATtggtgatttttcaaaaggtttagataatagcgagcaaatagatgctatcttttAAGATTTTTCCAAGGTTTTTGACAAAGTTAACCACAaaagtttgctttaaaaattaaaatattttggcatcgatggtccattgcatcagtggattaaggattttctgatagggagagaacaaactgtagtGATatatggctctaaatcaacaccagtAACAGTAAACTAAGTTGTAGGCCTACCTCacggaacagtcttgggtccactaatagttttaatttacataaatgatttaccaaattgcattagttcagaaacaaaagtcagattatttgcagacgattgaatatagaacaataaaaacaacacaggatacagaaattttacaaagagatttAGATGAAATAATAGAAAtgggagcatgtctttccactcTAAAAAATATCAGTTATtgagagtaacaaaaaaaaatattccacttatcttattcatggtaagccagtaacagactaaaaaaagcaaaatacctaggtgttataataaatgagaaACTGTCAtagaatccccatattgatgaaactatcaaaaaaaatcaaacaagttTACTAAACGagatttctataaatcaaataagaacataaaactaaaatgttatttaacattggttaggccaataatagaatatgcatcctctgtttaggacccctcaactcaagaaaatattaagaaactggaacagacacaaaacagagcagtgagattcttaacaaacgaatattcaaatttgactagagtaacacctttagtaaaatcactaaattaatgaagccttcaggagagaagactcaaaagtaaagtagcaattatacataaaacactgaaccataatcttcaaatacaaaaacaaaatctaataaaatactcagacacaaggATATAACTCGTTCCAAATGCTAGGACAGATGTTACTTTTCATCTAAATCAGCATAATCGTATGTTACAAggaaaatgaaatataatatttttcatgtttgaatTCATAATTTCATTCGAAAACATTGCCGCTTATTGTCTAAGATTTTAACTATTGGAATATTGTCAAGAATATAAGTCtaatattgacattttaaatGACTACTAATCTACTATTGGACAACATTGTGAACTATGAAAGAAGCTTTCCTCAGCAggttaaaagactttaaaaacaGCGAGCGTCGTTATTTTGCTtttgtagaaaaacaaaacaaaaaactctaAATGCCAGgataacagaaatattttttttcgcccTTTGATATTGATATTGGCATTTTGAAATGCAGTTGCCGGACTCTAGAATACAGAATTGTGGAGCTCAAAAATCAAGCATCTTTGTGTCGATTGTGTgttcttattgaaaaaaaaataaaatttgaattaattttaCAGCTCTATGCTCTGCTTTATAAAGTTCTGGAGAAGGAAGATATGTTGATTGTTAACACCTGGAATAGTTATAGTATTCCTGACTCATATATCAACTGAAGAAACCAATATTCGCTGTTCTCTCCTATTATTTAGTCGAAAAATCTTTTTTCAAGCATGAACTTTATCAAGGGTTAATTAAGAAATAGCTAGCCTTATCGAAGAGAAATTGGAATCGTGCAtgtctaaaataaaaaacaacattcaaacCTCACACTCGTGTTACTTTCCAAGGAAATGAAGGCCATTGTTCACATGAATCGAGAAGGCTATTTAACTTTGATTGTTTTggatttaactttttatacTATTTaacttgttatattttaaaataaatattatctttATATAAGTAATATTTCAAGTATtattttatgtaggcctaccgtTAGTTAAACTAAGACATATATTTAGCAGAGGAAGCTCGAAAGTGTACTTTAATCAGTGGCGTCCTGGGGAAGGGGTGCAGACAAAACAGGGAGACACCTACCCAagggtattatttttttttttttaccaaagtaaacaactttttttaattgactGAAGCTACATGAAATTCCAACCTAAGTTTTTTCTCATTCGTTCACTGTAGACagcttttctttgtcttttaaaTTACTCGAATAGGTTAATGGTAAGAATAACGAACTAAgaatttaagattttttaaaattaaaaacctttttttttttaagggggagTTAAGAAGACCGGGAGTGACACGATGAGCTAACCGCACCCGGTGACACCGACCCTCCTTGCGCAACTGATTTCCATTTAAAAAGCAATGGTTCCATGAATTTTGATGaatgtttcttttaataaatgtgtATTCATAGACTTCAATATGcttgtattatttatatttgtctcacaggcctatatatattggctagtacttttttttttgtcgattaAATGACTATGttcatttgattttatttaatacTAGACTAGAACAGCTGATTGTATTTGATTATGCAATATTGAATATGTGGGTTCTAGACTCTATACCGTAAATCTATATAATTTCATAAATTCAAGCAATACTGTAATATAatagttctagaatctagatactaAGATAGTTCTACACTTACAGTTTTACAGACTACACTGAAGTACACTGTGACTGTAACTTCACTGTAACTTAAGTGTATGTTAGTATGTATgactactagtagtactagatctatgactgtaaatactaaaaaaatgtcactaaatTGTCTAaatgattagatctagtaaatgtgTAATGATGTAATCATTGTAATCACTATTGTAATGATAATGTTATGAATTGTTATGTTATAAATCATGTAATCTAGCACTCTGACTCTACTATTGTCTACCAGTCTACAGATTTGAGTTTAAGTATACTAAGTTAGTAAGTAGATTGATAAGAAAATTAAGATTAAATTGAATAGTGTAGTCGCTAGCAGATGAATGAAGTTCTGAACTGATGAACCTCACACTACTCACAGTTAAAGtcttaaagtagttaaacttaTAAAGTTaagtaaacaaaagtaaaagaCTTTTTTAAACTAGTTACTTAGTTAACTTAAGTTAAACAAGATCCAGTTAAAGTTCTTAAACTCAAGTTAAAGTCTAGACTAGCAATTTAATAGATTACTAGATTATTATAGTCACTTATACTTTATTACTTACAGTGATTCTAATCTATTGTGTCACCTCACTCTTAGAGATTTTGATTGTCAAATTGACACGAGCAGCTGACTCAGCACTGTCAGTGTCACTATGCTGACTGAGTCTGAGCAGTGGTGAgtagatatttagatctagaactagaaaaaaaaaagtctagtaGATTCTACTGTCATGACTGTTGATGAGTTAGattttaaattctgaaatgtgAGTCAAATTGTAATtggactatagatctaaaatctagatctaatgaaaaATGTAAAGTCAAAGTGTaaacagaaatttaaaaaaaatctcctaCTGTACAGCAGAGGTAGAGGGTGATGAACTTGCGACCAACATGATGACATTCTGCTCATGAATCATGTCTTGCCATATGACAAGAAAGTCTCATTtactcattatatatatatattatacattataTAGAAATGGAATTGTTGTTCTCTAGTATTGTCATATAATATATGGACAGCCTTTTTCTCCCCTGGAACCACTAGttctctagacctagacttaagATCAGTTTTGGGGTACATTTAGTTAACAATGCTTCTAATTGGCTACCATTGTAAAGATTTCTGAACTGTAAATAAGTCTAAAGAATCCACTAGGATTCTTAATTTGGGTAATAAAGAGTTCGCTGTTCAAGTGCTACAAAAGTTCCAggatttctaaaattagattctaTTGGAAATAAGATGTAAACAGTTTTAAGGTGATCATATATAATTGCAATATTggtaaacaattatttgttattttactgggtaataattttttgtacaaaaaaaaaaagttctttgttAAAATAGGCGTTAGAATCTGCCTAATTATAATCCTTTTATTCCGATATACTCACTtattattaatctttttttcttttagattgAAAATGAAGACATCAAAACATTACAGATCACCTGACTATTGCATATCTAGTCATCTAATATTTGATCCTACTGGGAGCAAAAAATGTTCCGAAATTTCTGAATTAAGTTTGTATACAAAGTACAATAAGGAAGAAAACAAAGATATCGATAACAGGGCAGATGTTAAAGTTTTaggtaatttaattaaattttttttaaagtcacaacctaaaaaaacaactttttatttccttAAGTAAAGGCTTATTAATCACATAAAGCATACAATTTAATCTTACAAATAAAGATTACCAATTGAATTGAAAATGATTATAATTAATAGAAATGAATGAGAAGTTCAAATCTTAGAACTGCACTGCAACAATGAGTTTTATTTTGAACTTAAGTTAAAATTGAAGAACCAttagaaaaaaatcattcattcatttgCTGTCCTACTTTAGTCTATgcaccttatcttatcttatcttttagaatacagacgttactttaaaaaaggaaGAGGATTACGTTCCTGttgaaaagtgagagagagaatagaacCAATCAAACCTTCAGTTAGACCTTTCATgcttgaaataaaaagagatttaattattattaataagaaAAGAAGAATTACACCAGTGCCAAGTATTTAAGTACCTCGGTAGCCTTTTCTTAGAGAAAAGAATTAATAGAGAGTGTTAAAAGTATAGAAAACTAGATCTATGGCAATCAACTAATCAATGGTCAAACTAAGAATACAATGTTTCAGTCAACTCCAGATACTCTGATACAAGACAAGAAGAATGGAATTGAAAGCAACACTTGGAGAAGAAGGTGTCACATTTTCGTTAAGTGATACCcaacttaaaataaaagctTATTAAAATGCTCTTTGCTCGTCATTTGctcaataaaatacaaaaaaagttaacaatAGTCATCACAATCACTTAGCTGTATTGCATTGAACCAAATTGTCTGCATTAAGTTTTGGCTTTGATACCAGTAGATTCCAAGTTGTTCATTGTAGGTCAGATATAATTGGAGATTCAGTATCGCACATgaaaatattctcttataaCTTATAtgtgtttgtaatattttaataaaccataCAATAGTCAactattattgtaataaatttatttgGCTTACCTTTTATCTGATCTTTGCAGTATTTCTATTCACTTTCAGAGATGAAAGATGAGCCACCAAGTAAACCAGTTGTCTCAGATGTTATGTTTTGTCATTGTTGTCAGGTCAAACTTTCAGACAGAGATGAGCAGGTGAAATACACACGTTATTATTAGTAGaaagtgttatttttttaagtatctaaaagaCAAAGGTTATCAATTTTActgaatattattttattttgttaaagcAAGTGCAATTCAGTCCATTGAAAGTTAAAATTCTGATTTAATTTTTCCCTGCGGATTTTATTTTAAGGTGAGTCATTACAAATGTGATTGGCATAGATATAATCTTCACCGTCGGATGAAAAATTTACCCGCTATATTGGAGGAGGAATTTGATTATATATCAGGTAAAATAACATGTTGataaaagaaagttaaaaaaaaaagtcaagtatTCTtcctttttcactttttttcccaCATGCTACTTTGAGCTATTAAAGTAAACAAAGGATGGCCAGAAGGAGACAATGGAGTGAAAAGCAACAACATTGATTTATTAATATTCACTGAAAGCATTCTATTTGCAACtggtaaaataatttaaaatcatGCAATAATAGAAAGTTTGTTTTCTCCATTGCTTGTTAAAatcaaaatgaacaaaaatatcTCATCGTGGTTCattattaaacattttcattaaaaaaaagtatttcaaaataatttttttttttatgtattagatattctgtattaaaaaaactttttagcaAAATATTCCAATTTTattctttgtaaataaaaatctataaaattttcttttctaacaATAGGGGATATTTCAAGTATATCAGGATCTGACAGTGACGACACTGACCATGAAGGCTCTCAAGATGAAGCTTCACTTAAGTTCAATGAACTGGACAGTGTAGATGATGAACAATCCACTGTTTACAATCATCCCAAGCTGTACTTTAGAAATAAGGATGGAGATTTGATGTCCATTTATCGCTGCCTAatccaacaaaaaaaagtatgctttgtttataaattatttaaagaatCTTATCCATATTTGTCATACCTAGgcattgaaatataaaatatactcTTAGAAGGGCCTGAAGATGCTTTTGAGGCTGTACTTTATACTTAATTAGTTTATCTATAGCATAGGCTAGGAGGGtcacatattatttttatattggagATTTACATAATAAACTAAACAGTGTCAAGGTCGCTAAAATTAACTTATAAAAATTGCTCTTTAAAAAGGAGCTTACAAAATTTGTGCTAAAATGTGCACTAATGCTATTAtgtaacttattttaaaaaaacacagccTAGCAAAGTTTCCTTTATTTtgcacaccagatacaccaaaaagcttgctatttattgGTTCTCAgacatgtatgaaaatctccaattggTGTGAAAATAGGGCTAAATGTATTATTGGTGATGAAAATTCATAGGTTTCACAGTTTcttactttaaattttttttatttaaagaggacTGCCAAATTTTCATTCCAAGTCATATGGGACTCTAGTGCTTACATTCATGCTTAAAGAACTTTTTATTTATGCTCTGAAAATCTACATGCATTCTTATTTTGTCATCAACATGTTCATATTGTtaagtgtaaaataaaaatttccattttttgtttttgtgtgtaacttattttttcactttatcTTTAATAAAACACTTAAGATAGAGAATGAAGTGTTGCCTTACTGATAGTAAATATGtctcaaattgtttttttgacaGTTTCCAATAGAAGACCATAGAGAGATTGAGAAAAAAATAGCTCTACTACCAGAGAAATCAAATTGGATTATATTAATGGTGTCTTCTGGACATTTTGCAGGAGCAGTATTTAATGGGTAtctaaaacaactaaaaattaattgaatattaatgttttgttaatactttgtaattgttttctttacagTGAATAGTGTCAGTTCATTTCCTATTAATAAATTCCTTTTAAATTTAGTAAAGATGTTTTGGAGCATAAGACCTTTCATCGCTACACAATAAGAGCAAAAAGAGGAACTGCCCAATCCAGTAAAGACAGCCAAGGCAATGCTCCAAAAAGTGCTGGAGCATCTTTGAGAAGACATCATGAAGCTGCGTTAATTCAAGttagtatttattttatctgtACATCTAAGGTTTCATCATTgtgttatgttttttaaataactttaaccATTTAAGCCTTAtcagtttattttttgttcaaatattAATCAAGGATGcatttattgtgtgtgtggggggtgggggggggggggggtgaagtcTAATAAAAGGTGtattttctgaattttttttctccaggaAGTACAAGAGCTTTTAACTAGTTGGTCTGATCACATCAAAACTTGTGATTTGGTGTTTACAAGAGTTCCTGTTGCAAATAAAATTATGCTTTTTGGTGGTAAAAGTCCTgccttcaaaaaagaagacccAAGAATCAGAACTATTCCTTTAACAACAAGGCGACCCACTTTCAATGAAATCAAACGAGTTCACCAAACACTAGCTTCAGTGGAAAATTATGGTAAGAATTATAGCATTTTCTTaacttatgttgtttttttcttcagaagtttaatattaatttaaaatgtgttgtttttttttggtttttgttttgtaggcAAAGATGCTGATTTGAATGATTTTATAACAGTCATGCCTGAAAAAGTTTCTAAACAGAAGAAGAATTTTGGACATCCTGGTCGTGTCAATGAGCTGACTTtaggtattttttatttagtttaataAACCTTAAACTcagaaaacatttaattttaatgtttcaaatttaaattaaaaaatagatctatatcttagtTTTAGCAATACAGTAGTAACACACTCACAAATCCTTATAATCTTCTAGATTGAATGACACTgctctttatttatacatttttatatagaCAATCAAATACCTGATGGTTTGTATAAAGACACTCTTGAGATGTTCAACGGAAGTCAAGTAGAAAACTTAGTAGGTGAAACAGGCCAAC is a genomic window containing:
- the LOC106072169 gene encoding ankyrin repeat and zinc finger domain-containing protein 1-like isoform X1; the protein is MKTSKHYRSPDYCISSHLIFDPTGSKKCSEISELSLYTKYNKEENKDIDNRADVKVLEMKDEPPSKPVVSDVMFCHCCQVKLSDRDEQVSHYKCDWHRYNLHRRMKNLPAILEEEFDYISGDISSISGSDSDDTDHEGSQDEASLKFNELDSVDDEQSTVYNHPKLYFRNKDGDLMSIYRCLIQQKKFPIEDHREIEKKIALLPEKSNWIILMVSSGHFAGAVFNGKDVLEHKTFHRYTIRAKRGTAQSSKDSQGNAPKSAGASLRRHHEAALIQEVQELLTSWSDHIKTCDLVFTRVPVANKIMLFGGKSPAFKKEDPRIRTIPLTTRRPTFNEIKRVHQTLASVENYGKDADLNDFITVMPEKVSKQKKNFGHPGRVNELTLDNQIPDGLYKDTLEMFNGSQVENLVGETGQLKKSESVSRKVKKNFKATIIDSETVCEVKEDDDMIQFRNNVYTACKCGDVSSLKNNILTSNKSGSEKNSTNQDFVVTKTVSVTNSLMESGHAEDTTAIPDLSTVTIKGCIDSDMKNGSSFDIDVAQFLNTSVTDGGTTFLHLASKEGHDEIITTLLECGADPALRDKSGKTPYSLGDTKVRNAFRRFMADFPEKYDYTKAQIPSPLTAEMESEKKLKAAEKRKAKKKAQNEKNKDKKAAEAQFQAEKREKERFLALSDREKRALAAEKRFLQQNANQGTMSPVLSRCWQCGTDITGKVPFEYADYKFCTTKCLREHRSKPL
- the LOC106072169 gene encoding ankyrin repeat and zinc finger domain-containing protein 1-like isoform X2; this encodes MKTSKHYRSPDYCISSHLIFDPTGSKKCSEISELSLYTKYNKEENKDIDNRADVKVLEMKDEPPSKPVVSDVMFCHCCQVKLSDRDEQVSHYKCDWHRYNLHRRMKNLPAILEEEFDYISGDISSISGSDSDDTDHEGSQDEASLKFNELDSVDDEQSTVYNHPKLYFRNKDGDLMSIYRCLIQQKKFPIEDHREIEKKIALLPEKSNWIILMVSSGHFAGAVFNGKDVLEHKTFHRYTIRAKRGTAQSSKDSQGNAPKSAGASLRRHHEAALIQEVQELLTSWSDHIKTCDLVFTRVPVANKIMLFGGKSPAFKKEDPRIRTIPLTTRRPTFNEIKRVHQTLASVENYGKDADLNDFITVMPEKVSKQKKNFGHPGRVNELTLDNQIPDGLYKDTLEMFNGSQVENLVGETGQLKKSESVSRKVKKNFKATIIDSETVCEVKEDDDMIQFRNNVYTACKCGDVSSLKNNILTSNKSGSEKNSTNQDFVVTKTVSVTNSLMESGHAEDTTAIPDLSTVTIKGCIDSDMKNGSSFDIDVAQFLNTSVTDGGTTFLHLASKEGHDEIITTLLECGADPALRDKSGKTPYSLGDTKVRNAFRRFMADFPEKYDYTKAQIPSPLTAEMESEKKLKAAEKRKAKKKAQNEKNKDKKAAEAQFQAEKREKERFLALSDREKRALAAEKRFLQQNANQGTMSPVLRCWQCGTDITGKVPFEYADYKFCTTKCLREHRSKPL